A single genomic interval of Meles meles chromosome 9, mMelMel3.1 paternal haplotype, whole genome shotgun sequence harbors:
- the KCNE4 gene encoding potassium voltage-gated channel subfamily E member 4, translating into MLKMEPLNSTHPSTEAPSGHLVSHVPGSESDNGNEYFYVLVVMSFYGIFLIGIMLGYMKSKRREKKSSLLLLYKDEERLWGEAMKPLPMVSGLRSVQVPMMLNMLQESVAPALSCTLCSMEGDSVSSESSSPDVHLTIQEEGADDELGETSETLLNESSEGSSENIHQNS; encoded by the coding sequence ATGCTGAAGATGGAGCCTCTGAACAGCACGCACCCCAGCACCGAAGCCCCCAGCGGCCACCTGGTGTCCCACGTGCCCGGCAGTGAGAGCGACAATGGCAATGAATACTTCTACGTTCTGGTTGTCATGTCCTTCTACGGCATTTTCTTGATCGGAATCATGCTGGGCTATATGAAATCTAAGAGGCGGGAGAAGAAGTCCAGCCTCCTGCTGCTGTACAAAGATGAGGAGAGGCTCTGGGGGGAGGCCATGAAGCCGCTGCCCATGGTGTCCGGCCTGAGGTCGGTGCAGGTGCCCATGATGCTGAACATGCTGCAGGAGAGCGTGGCGCCCGCCCTGTCCTGCACCCTCTGCTCCATGGAAGGAGACAGCGTGAGCTCTGAGTCCTCCTCCCCAGACGTGCACCTCACCATCCAGGAGGAGGGGGCGGATGATGAGCTGGGGGAGACTTCGGAGACGCTCCTCAACGAAAGCAGTGAAGGGTCCTCAGAGAACATCCATCAGAATTCCTAG